In a genomic window of Abyssisolibacter fermentans:
- the spoIVB gene encoding SpoIVB peptidase produces MKKYSIKKRVIFISIISIMIIYMFQIYSIVSIPPQLNIVKGQSEKFKTVFPFTLNVFENNKIIESNNKKNFNKMNATKTYDFKFLQNGIATIEYKLFNFIPIKDVKLNVIDRIKLIPGGHSIGVKLNTKGVLVVALSEITGLDGKKYCPAREAGIKVGDIILEIDKVSVNDSNHVVEILNNIKSNTNLILERNGHKFETQIEPIKCNEDNCYRIGLWVRDKTAGIGTLTFYHQESNKFGALGHGIQDIDTGKLMPVKKGEILHSKVSSIDQGKKGTPGEIKGVFYDCEKPLGNIKKNTLFGIYGDGIEKIENPVIPEAIPAATMNEVKLGKAFILTTTKDNQIKSYEIEIIKKEFQAKKKPKSMVIKVIDSELLSESGGIVQGMSGSPIIQNGKLIGAVTHVFVNDPTKGYGIYIDWMLDECGIKEKEVGKFFRYK; encoded by the coding sequence TTGAAGAAATACTCTATAAAAAAAAGAGTAATCTTTATATCTATTATTTCAATAATGATAATATATATGTTTCAAATATACAGTATAGTATCTATACCACCACAGCTAAATATTGTAAAAGGTCAATCAGAAAAGTTTAAAACTGTATTTCCCTTTACTTTAAATGTGTTTGAGAATAATAAGATTATAGAGAGTAATAATAAAAAAAATTTTAATAAAATGAATGCAACTAAAACATATGATTTTAAATTTTTACAAAATGGAATAGCTACTATTGAATATAAATTATTTAATTTTATTCCCATTAAAGACGTAAAATTAAATGTTATTGATAGAATAAAGTTAATTCCAGGTGGTCATTCTATAGGTGTTAAGCTTAATACAAAAGGAGTATTAGTTGTTGCTCTATCAGAAATAACTGGTTTAGATGGAAAAAAATATTGTCCAGCTAGAGAAGCTGGAATAAAGGTAGGAGACATAATTCTAGAAATAGATAAAGTTTCAGTCAATGATTCTAACCATGTAGTAGAAATTTTAAATAACATAAAATCGAATACTAATTTAATATTAGAAAGAAATGGTCATAAGTTTGAAACTCAAATTGAACCGATTAAATGTAATGAAGATAATTGTTATAGAATAGGTCTTTGGGTTAGAGATAAAACAGCTGGAATAGGGACACTTACTTTTTATCATCAAGAATCCAATAAGTTTGGTGCTTTAGGGCATGGTATACAAGATATAGATACAGGAAAATTAATGCCTGTTAAGAAAGGTGAAATACTACATTCTAAAGTATCTTCTATAGATCAAGGCAAAAAAGGTACTCCAGGTGAAATAAAAGGTGTTTTTTATGACTGTGAAAAACCTTTGGGAAATATTAAAAAGAATACTCTATTTGGTATATACGGTGACGGTATAGAAAAAATAGAAAATCCAGTAATTCCTGAAGCGATACCAGCAGCAACCATGAATGAAGTTAAACTTGGAAAAGCCTTTATTCTTACAACAACTAAAGATAATCAAATAAAAAGTTATGAAATTGAAATAATAAAAAAAGAATTTCAAGCAAAAAAGAAACCAAAAAGTATGGTAATAAAAGTGATAGATAGTGAGCTCTTAAGTGAGTCTGGAGGAATAGTTCAAGGAATGAGTGGTAGTCCAATCATACAAAATGGAAAACTAATAGGTGCTGTAACACATGTATTTGTAAATGATCCTACAAAAGGCTACGGTATATATATAGATTGGATGTTAGATGAATGTGGTATCAAGGAAAAGGAAGTAGGTAAATTTTTTAGATATAAATAA